A genomic stretch from Rhodospirillales bacterium includes:
- a CDS encoding Smr/MutS family protein, whose amino-acid sequence MTRFKRRTSSIATPEEIAEFEASLKGPHSRSARGGLLDPAAAGTPPARPTVIKRAAVSKRPHNGIDRSTRQKLRRGRIAPTRTLDLHGFRVSEAWVAVREFVLDAQAGGHRCVRVVTGRKLGEAGPTGALREALPEIVRSPALRGVVLGCEPAPTRHGGDGAFHLLIRIRPTR is encoded by the coding sequence ATGACGCGTTTCAAGCGCCGCACGTCCTCAATCGCGACTCCGGAGGAGATTGCGGAATTCGAGGCCAGCCTGAAGGGGCCGCACTCACGGTCGGCGCGCGGCGGTCTCCTCGACCCCGCCGCCGCCGGCACGCCCCCGGCGCGCCCGACGGTGATCAAGCGAGCCGCAGTTTCGAAGCGGCCGCACAACGGGATCGATCGATCGACGCGGCAGAAACTTCGGCGGGGCCGGATCGCGCCGACCCGAACGCTCGATCTGCACGGCTTTCGCGTGTCCGAGGCGTGGGTGGCCGTGCGTGAATTCGTGCTGGACGCGCAGGCAGGAGGGCACCGCTGTGTCCGCGTGGTGACCGGGCGGAAGCTCGGGGAGGCCGGCCCCACCGGAGCGCTCAGAGAAGCCCTGCCGGAGATCGTCCGCTCGCCGGCACTCCGCGGGGTAGTACTGGGTTGCGAACCGGCACCGACACGTCACGGGGGTGACGGGGCATTTCACCTGCTAATCCGAATCCGCCCAACCCGGTGA
- a CDS encoding LUD domain-containing protein, with amino-acid sequence MSAARERILGRLRDRLGEGSQESPRQSVASPARAGDVGVFCRRLEAAGATVERIPEDAVPQAVAQYLTQRNLAARIRVSPALAKLGWDAEPLLETAFGVADLDDAAAVVPAVLGVAETGSLVHVSAGDNPTTNHFLPDHAIAVVAEDAVCADLETAFSAASSASMPRTVCLITGPSRTGDIEQRIELGAHGPRSLHVLVTKK; translated from the coding sequence ATGAGTGCGGCACGCGAACGGATTCTGGGCCGTCTTCGGGATCGTCTGGGGGAGGGATCGCAGGAATCCCCGCGCCAATCGGTGGCCTCGCCGGCGCGCGCCGGAGACGTGGGCGTGTTCTGCCGGCGTCTGGAGGCGGCCGGAGCGACTGTCGAGCGGATTCCCGAAGACGCGGTTCCACAGGCAGTCGCCCAATATCTTACGCAGCGCAACCTGGCAGCACGGATCAGGGTGTCCCCGGCGCTGGCGAAGCTTGGTTGGGATGCCGAGCCGCTGTTGGAAACCGCCTTCGGAGTCGCCGATCTCGACGATGCGGCGGCGGTCGTCCCGGCGGTCCTTGGGGTCGCCGAAACGGGCAGTCTGGTCCACGTTTCGGCCGGCGATAACCCGACCACCAACCATTTCCTGCCCGATCACGCTATCGCCGTGGTGGCCGAAGACGCGGTGTGCGCCGATCTCGAGACCGCGTTTTCAGCGGCGTCGAGCGCGTCGATGCCACGCACCGTCTGCCTGATTACGGGGCCATCCCGAACCGGCGACATCGAGCAGCGTATCGAGCTCGGAGCGCACGGTCCGCGCTCGCTTCACGTGCTGGTGACCAAGAAATGA
- a CDS encoding lactate utilization protein B — protein MFDGREIAQFPEASARALEDENLQAALRLLGDGFQARRTDAVERFSEFEDARDAAVDAKTRTLRQLHHHLENFEARCQEQGGVVHWAETPADARQIVLELLTSRGVRVLSKGKTMVAEEIGLNGFLEEHDIEVVETDLGEYIIQLADEVPSHIIAPAIHKTMPQVVELFRQHHHHKAEPFPRHTPADLVAEARAVLRRRFLEADAGLTGANFLVADTGSSVIVTNEGNGDLTQTLPRLHIVLATIEKVVPTLADGAAILRVLARSATGQDMSAYTTVSTGPRRSTDIDGPSEYHVILLDNGRSSLLGTPAEDVLRCIRCGACMNHCPVYGAVGGHAYGWVYPGPIGAALTPALLGVEAARHLPNASSLCGRCEEVCPMRIPLPKIFRYWRAKEHEARLNTVRTRVALALWGWLAAHPRLYRLGTGVAMWMLSRLAGRSRRYRNLVLANGWTRSRDFPAPAGRTFLNSWKRRS, from the coding sequence ATGTTCGACGGACGCGAGATCGCGCAGTTTCCTGAAGCGAGCGCTCGGGCTCTCGAAGACGAAAATCTGCAGGCAGCGCTGCGGCTGCTCGGGGACGGGTTTCAGGCCCGCCGCACCGATGCTGTGGAGCGGTTCTCCGAGTTCGAGGATGCGCGCGATGCGGCCGTGGATGCAAAGACGCGCACCCTCCGTCAGCTGCACCATCATCTGGAGAACTTCGAGGCGCGCTGCCAGGAACAGGGCGGGGTGGTGCACTGGGCGGAAACCCCTGCAGACGCTCGCCAGATCGTGCTGGAGCTGCTGACCTCCCGCGGCGTGCGGGTGCTGAGCAAGGGCAAGACCATGGTGGCCGAGGAGATCGGCCTCAACGGCTTCCTGGAGGAACATGACATCGAGGTGGTCGAAACCGATCTCGGCGAATACATCATCCAGCTCGCCGACGAGGTGCCCAGCCACATTATTGCCCCAGCCATCCACAAGACGATGCCGCAAGTCGTCGAACTCTTCCGGCAGCACCACCACCACAAGGCGGAGCCGTTCCCGCGTCACACGCCCGCCGACCTTGTCGCCGAGGCGCGCGCCGTGCTTCGACGGCGGTTCCTGGAGGCGGATGCCGGCCTCACCGGCGCGAATTTCCTGGTCGCCGACACGGGGAGTTCGGTCATCGTTACGAACGAAGGCAACGGCGACCTCACTCAGACGCTCCCGCGTTTGCACATCGTGCTGGCCACGATCGAGAAAGTGGTACCGACACTGGCCGACGGCGCGGCCATCCTGAGGGTCCTGGCCCGGTCCGCCACCGGTCAGGACATGTCCGCCTACACGACGGTCTCGACCGGGCCTAGGCGATCGACCGATATCGACGGGCCTTCGGAATACCATGTGATCCTGCTGGACAACGGCCGGTCAAGCCTATTGGGCACACCGGCCGAGGACGTGCTGCGCTGCATCCGTTGCGGGGCCTGCATGAACCATTGTCCTGTGTACGGCGCCGTGGGCGGTCACGCGTATGGCTGGGTGTATCCCGGCCCGATCGGTGCAGCGTTGACCCCTGCCTTGCTCGGCGTCGAAGCCGCCCGTCATCTTCCCAATGCCTCCAGTCTGTGCGGGCGCTGCGAAGAGGTGTGTCCGATGCGGATCCCGCTTCCGAAGATCTTCCGCTATTGGCGGGCGAAGGAACATGAAGCGCGCCTGAACACGGTCCGGACGCGGGTGGCGCTCGCACTCTGGGGCTGGCTCGCCGCACATCCTCGGCTGTACCGGTTGGGGACGGGGGTGGCAATGTGGATGCTGTCGCGGCTGGCTGGCCGGTCCCGCCGTTATCGGAATCTGGTCCTGGCGAACGGGTGGACCCGATCGCGCGACTTTCCTGCGCCTGCCGGTAGAACGTTTCTCAACAGCTGGAAGCGCCGATCATGA
- a CDS encoding (Fe-S)-binding protein, with protein MSVPSSESHRGRVGLFVTCLADLFRPSVAWASVKLLERAGFRVEVPDRQTCCGQPAYNSGDLRTARRVARGFLNAFEPFEYVVAPSGSCAGMLRLHLGRLFASEPDEAARAERLAGRTHELTSFLVDVAGWTDISATFPQRVTYHDSCSSLREMAVRDQPRALLARVDGLELVELPDRDACCGFGGTFCVKYPDISTKMVSDKTASIAGTGAETVLAGDLGCLLNIAGRLAREGRPIACLHVAEVLAGAENTDPVVPV; from the coding sequence GTGTCTGTCCCCAGCAGCGAGTCCCATCGCGGGCGCGTCGGCTTGTTCGTGACCTGCCTCGCCGACTTGTTCAGGCCGTCAGTGGCTTGGGCGTCGGTGAAGCTGCTGGAACGGGCGGGGTTCCGGGTGGAAGTCCCCGACCGTCAGACCTGTTGTGGCCAGCCCGCGTACAACTCAGGGGACTTGCGCACAGCGCGCCGCGTTGCCCGCGGGTTCCTGAATGCCTTCGAGCCATTCGAGTACGTCGTCGCGCCGTCAGGGAGTTGCGCCGGAATGCTGCGGCTACACCTGGGCCGGCTGTTCGCATCGGAGCCGGACGAGGCAGCGCGCGCAGAGAGGCTTGCCGGTCGAACCCACGAACTGACCAGCTTTCTGGTGGACGTGGCCGGTTGGACCGACATTTCAGCCACGTTTCCGCAGCGCGTGACTTACCACGACTCCTGCTCGTCGCTGCGCGAGATGGCGGTACGTGACCAGCCTCGTGCCCTGTTGGCGCGGGTGGACGGGCTGGAGCTCGTGGAACTTCCGGATCGCGACGCGTGCTGCGGGTTTGGCGGCACGTTCTGCGTCAAGTACCCGGACATTTCCACGAAGATGGTCTCAGACAAGACAGCTTCGATCGCCGGGACCGGTGCGGAGACCGTGCTTGCCGGAGATCTCGGCTGCCTCTTGAACATCGCCGGGAGACTGGCCCGTGAGGGGCGACCAATCGCTTGCTTGCACGTGGCCGAAGTTCTGGCCGGCGCGGAGAACACGGACCCCGTCGTCCCGGTTTGA